The genomic region TCTTCGGCCTGCACGTGTTCCAGAACCTCGTAGCCGTCCATTTGTGGCATGTTGAGGTCGAGAAACATCAAATCGGCCTGCCGCGCGCGTAGCATTTCAAGGGCTTCCACGCCGTTAGTGGCAAACAGAATCTTATCGGCCAACCCAGTGGGTAGGGCCCGGGCCATCTGTTTTCTGGCAAGTGCGGAGTCGTCGCAGATGAGTATGCGGGTGGTCATGATTGCGGCCAGCGGGGGATGATTAACGATGCCCCAATTATAACAGCACGCTTAACTATGTACACGTAAACGACACCTTTTGGGCGGCTTCAAAACGGCTGCAGTGTAACGGTTTGTTATCCGCGTTTGTGACTAAGCTCACTCTATAGCGCGAGCTGTCTCCGCTATAGTGTACGTGTTAAAAACAAAAAGTAAGTGAGTATTGCAAGCACAAGCCGCTTGCGTGATGCAGTACACTTAAACTGGCCCTTCAACCCTTAATCCGAGACATTGCTATGAGACATCACGCGTATGGATACGCTGCCCTCATCACGTTCTGCCTAGGTATGGTGCCTGTTGCCCAAGCTGAACTGGAGCCCATATCTGAATCGGCGATGGGTGATGTGACGGGTCAGGCGTTTATGCAGATTGAGAATATTTCCGGAGTGGCTCACGAATACACGCGCATGACATTGGGTATGGATGTTGATACGCGGGTAAATATTGATGACATTCAGGTTGGCCAGATTGATGGTGGTGCAGATTTTTCCGCCCAGCATTTAGCCTTGGGCCATATTGCCCGTGATGATGGCGAGCAGTTTAACGGCGTTACTTATAATGCGGGTGATATCATTCCCTTCGAAGCACGGAAGCCATATATCGAACTGGCTGAAGACAGCGCTGGGCTGGCCGGTTTTCGCATGGGCTTTGAGCAGGCTCGGGGGTCGGTTTCTTCTTCTACCGCGAGTTTCAGTGGCAATATCGGTATGAAGATCGAATCTTCCGGCCAGGTCTACGACGCTATGTTGTTTGACGGTGTAGATGGGGCTGCGACGAACAAACGCGCCACTCACATCGGCCTTGCGCCTAATAGCCCCGGCCAAGCGGCAGGTTGCAACATTAGTGCTGATTTAGCCAACTGTGCTCCGTTAACCAATCTTAGATCTGTGACCGTTGGCGAAGATACAGGCGCGGGCGATGGCACGATTGGTTTTACCGATGGCTTTTTCATTGGCTTTCAGCGCGACGATAATATGGAATGGCAAACCCTCGATGGTGCGAACGTTATTGATGTTGGCCAAGGCGTGTTCATCAACCTGCCAACCAATATGACGGTTGATTTGACCAACCTCACCGGTGCGGGCATCGACCGCCTGCGTACTCATCAGGTGGATATGGGTACTAACCTGTTTTGATTTTGCTAAACTCCTGAACCTAATGATTCATAAGTCGGGAGTCTTCTTTTGATCCGCTCTTTTTATTGGCATGATTACGAAACCTTTGGTGTCGACCCGGTTCACGACCGCCCCTCGCAGTTTGCCGGCGTGCGAACCGATGCGGATCTGAATATTATTGAAGATCCGTTGGTTATCTACTGCAAACCCACCGACGACTACCTACCATCACCGGAAGCCTGCCTGATTACCGGCATCACCCCGCAGAAAGCCATGCAAGAAGGCTACCCAGAAACCGAGTTCATCGCCCAGATAAACGAAGCGTTCAGCCAACCGGGTACCTGCGTGGTGGGCTACAACAGCCTGCGTTTTGACGACGAGGTAACCCGCCACACGCTTTACCGCAACCTGCAAGACCCTTATGCCCGGGAGTGGCAGAATGGCAATTCTCGCTGGGACATTATCGACATGGTGCGGCTGACCTACGCCTTGCGGCCAGAAGGCATAAACTGGCCGCGCAAGGACGATGGTAGCCCCAGCTTCAAGCTGGAAGCGCTGACCACTGCCAACGGCATTGCCCACGAAGCCGCACACGATGCCATGTCGGACGTGGAAGCCACCCTGGCCGTTGCCCGGCTGATCCGGGAAAAGCAGCCAAAGCTGTTTGATTTTGTGTTGAACAACAAAGACAAACATTCTGCCCGGGCCATGCTGGATACTGTGGCGATGAAGCCCGTATTCCACATCTCCGCTAAATACCCAGCCACCCGCGGCTGTTGCGCCATGGTTGCGCCGCTTGTTGATCACCCCACGAATAAAAACCTGGTGATTGTTTACGACCTGCGGGAAGACCCAAGTGAACTGATCAACGCCACACCTGAGCAGATCCGCGAACGGGTATTCACGTCCCAGGCGCAGCTAGGTGATACGCGCCGGTTTGCGTTAAAAAGCGTGCAACTGAACAAGTGCCCGGTGCTAGCCCCCGCTAAGATGCTGTCTACGTTATCTGCCGAACGGCTGAAAGATCTGGATCTGGATGGCGATACACTTCGTGCCAATCGCGCACTGCTTAAAAAAGCTGAGGGTTTACCCCAAAGAATAGCCGAGGCCTTCGATCAGCCCTATGAAGGCGACCTGACAGACCCAGACGAACAGCTCTACGCCGGCGGCTTTATCTCACCTGCAGATCGCAGTGAACTGAACCGAGTGCTGAAAACCCCACCGGAATCACTGGTGGAAGAGCCCTTCAATTTTAAAGATGAGCGTTTGCAGGAGCTACTATTCCGCTATCGCGCCCGCAACTATCCGGATTCGCTATCGGGTGAGGAGATGGAGCGCTGGGAAGAGTTTCGGACTCAGCGGTTGATGGCGCCGAAGAAGGGTTGGTTGTCGCTTGAGGCTTTTGGGCTTGAGTTGCAGAGGCTTGCTAGTGATCCCGAACTGACGCCGCAGGCGCGGCAGGTTTTGGAGGATTTGCATTTGTATGGGGAGTCTTTGGTTCCTTATATCTGAAAAGGATGTTGGGCCTGCGGGCCCGCCACATTGCGCCCCCTCTCCCCAACCCCTCTCCCTCAAGGGGCGAGGGGCTTTTACTGCAACTCCCTCAGGCTCTAGGTGTTTAGCTCCCCTCACCCCTTGCGGGAGAGGGGTTGGGGGAGAGGGGGTGGTGCTGCTCCGCAGCACCACCACACAGCAATCACCAAACTCAGCCACGGATGGCCGTATGAACCAAGCCCTGTTTGCCAAACACCTCCGCCAAAACATGACCGACGCGGAAAAACGACTCTGGTTCCACCTGCGAGCCTACCGCCTGAACGGCAAGCGCTTCCGCCGCCAGCAACCCCTTGGGCCTTACATTGTCGATTTCGTGCATTTCGGCTCAAGGGTGATCGTTGAAGCCGATGGCGGTCAGCATAATGACTCATTAAGTGATGAGAAAAGGGACGCCTGGCTCAACTCGCAGGGGTTTCAGGTGCTGAGGTTTTGGAATCACGAGATTTTGAAGCAGGTTGATGTTGTGCTTTCGGTGGTTTATGAGGTGCTGGAGAGGCGGGGGGAGGTTGTGGGGAAGGGAGTAGTGGGTGTTGGGAGTTGATACGAACCCCCTCTCCCCAACCCCTCTCCCGCAAGGGGTGAGGGGCTTTAACTGCACCGCTTGCGGGCTCGCGAGGACTTATTGAGCTGCTCTCGGGCCTTGGATGTGTAGCTCCCCCGCCACCAAAATCACCGCCGCCGTTGAAAATACACACTCAAATTCTGCCCAACCACACTCTGCACCTCGCTCCCCAGTGCCTCTGCCTGAATCTGCGTTTGCACGGGCCGCGTGGCTAAGCTGTGGCCGTCTTCATCACGGGCCTTTACCAGCTTCCATTCCACCTCGTTACTCACCATCGCCATCAAGTCTTTCAGCTGCGCTTCATCTTGTGGCCGAAACCAGCGGTCGCGGCAGCCGCCTAGGCTATAGAAGTCGTCTTCATGGGCAAGTTCTTGCCACGTAGCATCTTTTCGGTTGGTTAGTACCATTTTGCGAAGTTGGCGCAGTGTAGAGCGGGTTGCGTGAAGGCCATGTTCTTTAATCAGCTTCCGCATTTGCTGGTCGCCGGTTGTTTGTTCGGCAATGGCGGTATGCAAATGTACGATGGCGCCGGAGCCGGATGCGCTGTTTACCAATGCAGCCAAGGAGAGTTCGGTCATGGCCGGGGAGGGTAGGCGGCCGACTTCAACCCAGTGTACTTGGTGGCCATCTGCCACAAACTGCTGGGCGATAGACCAGGGCCAGAACACGATGTTGTTGATTTCGGATTCCGCCGCCATGCGTGTGGCTTTGGCGGTGTTGGCCAGGGACTCATCTACGGCGATGACTTCTACGTCTGCCAAGTAGCGCGCAAGTTCCATGGCTCGCTGGCCAGATTGAGCGCCACAGACCATAACCCGCAAGGTGTCTGGCAGTTTGTCTGTGGTCAATCCCAATTCTATGGCCATCACGG from Marinobacter sp. LV10R510-11A harbors:
- the sbcB gene encoding exodeoxyribonuclease I: MIRSFYWHDYETFGVDPVHDRPSQFAGVRTDADLNIIEDPLVIYCKPTDDYLPSPEACLITGITPQKAMQEGYPETEFIAQINEAFSQPGTCVVGYNSLRFDDEVTRHTLYRNLQDPYAREWQNGNSRWDIIDMVRLTYALRPEGINWPRKDDGSPSFKLEALTTANGIAHEAAHDAMSDVEATLAVARLIREKQPKLFDFVLNNKDKHSARAMLDTVAMKPVFHISAKYPATRGCCAMVAPLVDHPTNKNLVIVYDLREDPSELINATPEQIRERVFTSQAQLGDTRRFALKSVQLNKCPVLAPAKMLSTLSAERLKDLDLDGDTLRANRALLKKAEGLPQRIAEAFDQPYEGDLTDPDEQLYAGGFISPADRSELNRVLKTPPESLVEEPFNFKDERLQELLFRYRARNYPDSLSGEEMERWEEFRTQRLMAPKKGWLSLEAFGLELQRLASDPELTPQARQVLEDLHLYGESLVPYI
- a CDS encoding endonuclease domain-containing protein; the encoded protein is MLLRSTTTQQSPNSATDGRMNQALFAKHLRQNMTDAEKRLWFHLRAYRLNGKRFRRQQPLGPYIVDFVHFGSRVIVEADGGQHNDSLSDEKRDAWLNSQGFQVLRFWNHEILKQVDVVLSVVYEVLERRGEVVGKGVVGVGS